From the genome of Solidesulfovibrio carbinolicus, one region includes:
- a CDS encoding (2Fe-2S) ferredoxin domain-containing protein, translating into MKHEIVICMGSSCFARGNRKHLLMIEQYLADHGLSESVVLTGSRCEDQCRCGPNIRIDGQLYGDINGERLLELLSRHLAG; encoded by the coding sequence ATGAAACATGAAATCGTCATCTGCATGGGCAGCTCGTGCTTTGCCAGGGGCAACCGCAAGCATCTGCTCATGATCGAGCAGTATCTGGCCGACCACGGACTCAGCGAATCCGTGGTGCTCACCGGCTCGCGCTGCGAGGACCAGTGCCGCTGCGGCCCCAACATCCGCATCGACGGCCAGCTCTACGGCGACATCAACGGCGAACGCCTCCTGGAACTCCTAAGCCGCCACCTGGCCGGCTGA
- a CDS encoding RidA family protein yields the protein MAPRRNISSGSKWEPLLGYSRAVVAGNTVYVSGTVGANADGTIPEGAYAQTKRALEIIRDALAQAGADLTNVVRTRLFMADMGDFDAVAKAHGEVFGDIRPATTIVEVSKLVDAAFVVEVEALAVI from the coding sequence ATGGCCCCTCGCCGCAACATTTCCTCCGGCTCCAAATGGGAACCCCTGCTCGGCTACTCCCGGGCCGTGGTGGCCGGCAACACCGTCTACGTGTCCGGCACCGTCGGCGCCAATGCCGACGGAACCATCCCCGAAGGCGCCTACGCCCAGACCAAGCGCGCCCTGGAAATCATCCGCGACGCCCTGGCCCAGGCCGGAGCCGACCTGACCAACGTCGTGCGCACGCGCCTTTTTATGGCCGACATGGGCGACTTCGACGCCGTGGCCAAGGCCCATGGCGAAGTCTTCGGCGACATCCGCCCGGCCACCACCATCGTCGAAGTGTCCAAACTCGTGGACGCCGCCTTCGTGGTGGAAGTCGAAGCTTTGGCAGTGATTTAG
- a CDS encoding DUF2325 domain-containing protein, translated as MQRKTLNDNAEFACPIVGTCLTIAELRRICRKFGDAVPEAASDYEAHVFLVGQAKITASPASKYLQKYLDKKYRKELRMFWKTEDEAELRRLWRERADAGDVPGPFWALMSHPTASNELLRDVYGEVHMLSHRVGAANRADLAKLSRLEDKLAETAAALEDSKAVLRQAVSVWKTRCRQAMEELAAERAKRQAAERERISLREAIENSAVAAVRRDRDILRDQLMELADRLQTTEAEAGRQALLLERMHADLAKTRQELADRDSEVAALEASLFSALGEAAAAHAAHAEHHIDDPDGLGDHHDQPHACTGDCPCPAGGCRRDPAAAGSSLHLVGGGLAGKRVLYVGGRSSLVSHYKVLAEKFGCELIHHDGGREQSSHRLWELLGCADAVVCPVDCVSHEACSLVKQACKGCLKPLILARSSGLSSLARSLAELGAPAQ; from the coding sequence ATGCAGCGCAAGACTTTAAATGATAACGCCGAATTCGCCTGCCCCATCGTGGGGACCTGTCTGACCATCGCCGAACTGCGCCGCATCTGCCGCAAATTCGGCGACGCCGTGCCCGAGGCCGCCTCGGACTACGAAGCCCACGTCTTCCTCGTCGGCCAGGCCAAGATCACGGCCAGCCCGGCCTCGAAGTATCTCCAGAAATACCTGGACAAAAAATACCGCAAGGAATTGCGGATGTTTTGGAAGACCGAGGACGAGGCCGAACTGCGCCGGCTGTGGCGGGAGCGGGCCGACGCCGGCGACGTGCCCGGTCCCTTCTGGGCGCTCATGTCCCACCCCACCGCCTCCAACGAATTGCTGCGCGACGTCTACGGCGAGGTCCACATGCTCTCCCACCGGGTGGGCGCGGCCAACCGGGCCGATCTGGCCAAGCTCTCGCGCCTTGAGGACAAGCTCGCGGAAACCGCCGCCGCCCTGGAGGACAGCAAGGCCGTGCTGCGCCAGGCCGTGTCGGTCTGGAAGACCCGCTGCCGCCAGGCCATGGAAGAACTCGCCGCCGAACGGGCCAAACGGCAAGCCGCCGAACGCGAACGCATTTCCCTGCGCGAGGCCATTGAAAATTCCGCCGTGGCCGCCGTGCGCCGCGACCGCGACATCCTGCGCGACCAGCTCATGGAACTGGCCGACCGTCTGCAAACCACCGAAGCCGAAGCCGGACGCCAGGCCCTGCTCCTGGAGCGGATGCACGCCGATCTGGCCAAGACCCGCCAGGAACTGGCCGACCGCGACAGCGAAGTGGCCGCCCTGGAAGCCTCGCTCTTTTCCGCCCTGGGCGAAGCCGCCGCCGCCCACGCCGCCCATGCCGAGCACCATATCGACGATCCCGACGGCCTTGGCGATCACCACGACCAGCCCCATGCCTGTACCGGCGACTGCCCCTGCCCGGCCGGCGGCTGCCGCCGCGATCCGGCCGCGGCCGGCTCAAGCCTCCACCTCGTCGGCGGGGGCCTGGCCGGCAAGCGCGTGCTCTACGTCGGCGGCCGGTCGTCCCTGGTCTCCCATTACAAAGTCCTGGCCGAAAAATTCGGCTGCGAACTCATTCACCATGACGGCGGCCGGGAACAGTCCTCCCACCGCCTCTGGGAATTGCTCGGCTGCGCCGACGCCGTGGTCTGCCCCGTGGACTGCGTCAGCCACGAGGCCTGCTCGCTCGTCAAACAAGCCTGCAAAGGCTGTCTCAAACCCCTTATCCTCGCCCGATCCTCGGGGCTTTCCAGCCTCGCCCGCTCCCTGGCCGAACTCGGCGCGCCGGCGCAGTAG